One Solanum lycopersicum chromosome 2, SLM_r2.1 genomic region harbors:
- the LOC101251743 gene encoding small ribosomal subunit protein eS4 — translation MARGLKKHLKRLNAPKHWMLDKLGGAFAPKPSSGPHKSRECLPLVIILRNRLKYALTYREVISILMQRQVMVDGKVRTDKTYPAGFMDVVTIPKTNESFRLLYDTKGRFRLHSLRDEEAKFKLCKVRSVQFGQKGIPYLNTYDGRTIRYPDPLIKANDTIKLDLDSNKIVDFIKFDVGNVVMVTGGRNRGRVGILKNREKHKGSFETVHIQDSLGHEFATRLGNVFTLGKGSKPWVSLPKGKGIKLSIIEEARKRMAAQSATTA, via the exons ATG GCAAGAGGGTTGAAGAAACATTTGAAGAGGCTCAATGCGCCTAAGCATTGGATGCTTGATAAACTTGGAGGTGCTTTT GCTCCCAAGCCTTCTTCTGGTCCACATAAATCAAGGGAATGTTTGCCATTGGTTATTATCCTGAGGAACAGGTTGAAATATGCGTTGACGTACCGTGAGGTCATTTCTATCTTGATGCAACGCCAAGTTATGGTTGATGGGAAAGTTAGAACAGATAAGACTTACCCTGCTGGTTTCATGG ATGTTGTTACTATTCCAAAGACAAATGAGAGCTTCCGACTTCTTTATGACACTAAGGGTCGGTTCCGCCTCCACTCACTCAGAGACGAGGAAGCCAAG TTCAAACTTTGCAAGGTTCGATCAGTCCAGTTTGGACAGAAGGGTATCCCATATCTCAACACATATGATGGAAGAACAATCCGCTACCCTGATCCCCTCATCAAGGCCAATGACACCATCAAGCTGGACTTAGATTCCAATAAGATTGTTGACTTCATCAAGTTTGATGTTGGTAATGTGGTTATGGTTACTGGTGGTAGAAACAGGGGACGTGTTGGAATTCTTAAGAATAGAGAGAAGCACAAGGGTAGCTTTGAGACAGTTCACATTCAGGATTCCCTGGGGCATGAGTTCGCTACCCGTTTGGGGAATGTGTTCACTCTTGGTAAAGGTAGTAAGCCATGGGTGTCTTTACCTAAGGGTAAAGGTATCAAGTTATCTATTATTGAAGAGGCTCGCAAGAGGATGGCTGCTCAATCAGCTACAACTGCTTAA